The following are encoded together in the Poseidonibacter lekithochrous genome:
- a CDS encoding sensor histidine kinase — protein MKKFLLFSLLFITCLYANKPKEVLLLHSYHKGYVWSDDISKTIEKNFSKFNNIELTTVYMDTKRVADPIYLDKLANLYKQQFKKRDFDLIIASDNNAFDFAIKYHEYLFKELPVLFCGINNFDKALLDENNMKKYMTGVVEQVDLEKNFELISDLHPKLNKLLIINDRSKTGLAVKRDLRNIIPKYEDRFQVEYIDKMEIENLKEKVKNLGKNDAILFVLLFKDTTGKYFTYKQSFKEVKAVSPVPIYGLWDFYLNYGIVGGLLTSAVAQGEAISDMAFKVLNGVAITDIPTLEKSPNLYMFDHKELKRFDIDISKHVNEFVIINEPSSVYKQFTKFIVTAIVIIMILSVIVLTLRANIQRRKKVELALSNRLEFDKVLLDTIPNPIYYKNVDGKFLGCNLGFANLVNKRRDEIIGKTAFDFFDYDIALKNTNIDKELLQTFSTSTSEFTFYTSSNHMKHIILNKAVYKNIDDSVGGIVCIMDDITERVQQKQFLIQQSKLAEMGDMVAAIAHQWNEPLVELSALVQDIQTTYLLNELKDMDVKDFVNDSMIQIKYMSRTLSDFRNFLKPSTKKKLFSISKALNDINEIIGKQVFYSNIHMRFNYKNKNEELLIYGYENEFKQVLLNLVNNSKNKIIESNIDTNDKGNIDINIERCDNFNTIEIIDDGGSIDEKIITSIFEPYFTTKEDGTGIGLYMAKVIIEDKMRGTISVKNKGNDVIFTIKLPHKKV, from the coding sequence ATGAAGAAATTTTTACTATTTAGCTTGTTATTTATTACATGTTTATACGCGAATAAACCCAAAGAGGTTTTATTACTCCATTCATATCACAAAGGTTATGTTTGGAGTGATGATATTTCAAAAACTATCGAGAAAAACTTCTCAAAATTCAATAATATAGAACTTACAACTGTTTATATGGACACCAAAAGAGTTGCTGATCCAATATACTTAGATAAACTTGCAAACCTATACAAACAACAATTCAAAAAAAGAGATTTTGATTTAATTATCGCAAGCGATAATAATGCCTTTGATTTTGCAATTAAATATCATGAGTATTTATTTAAGGAACTTCCTGTTCTGTTCTGTGGTATCAATAATTTTGATAAAGCTTTACTTGATGAAAACAACATGAAAAAATATATGACAGGTGTAGTAGAACAAGTAGATTTAGAAAAAAACTTTGAATTAATATCTGACTTACATCCAAAGCTAAATAAACTACTTATAATTAATGATAGATCAAAAACAGGTCTTGCAGTAAAAAGAGATCTAAGAAATATTATTCCAAAATATGAAGATAGATTTCAAGTTGAATACATTGATAAAATGGAAATTGAAAACCTAAAAGAAAAAGTTAAGAATTTAGGTAAAAATGATGCCATTTTATTTGTCTTACTTTTCAAAGATACCACAGGCAAATATTTTACATATAAACAAAGTTTTAAAGAAGTAAAAGCAGTTAGCCCCGTACCTATTTATGGTCTTTGGGATTTTTACTTAAATTATGGGATTGTAGGTGGTCTATTAACCTCTGCAGTTGCACAAGGTGAAGCAATATCAGATATGGCATTTAAGGTTTTAAATGGTGTAGCTATTACTGACATACCTACCCTAGAGAAATCTCCTAATCTATATATGTTTGATCACAAGGAATTAAAAAGATTTGATATTGATATCTCAAAACATGTAAATGAATTTGTAATAATAAATGAGCCTAGTTCTGTATACAAGCAGTTTACAAAATTTATTGTAACAGCTATTGTAATAATTATGATTCTAAGTGTAATTGTTCTTACTTTAAGAGCAAATATTCAAAGAAGAAAAAAAGTAGAACTAGCCTTATCTAATAGACTTGAATTTGATAAAGTTTTACTAGATACCATTCCTAATCCTATTTATTATAAAAATGTTGATGGTAAATTTCTCGGCTGTAATTTAGGTTTTGCGAATTTAGTTAATAAAAGAAGAGATGAAATTATAGGAAAAACCGCTTTCGATTTTTTTGATTATGACATAGCTTTAAAAAATACAAATATTGATAAAGAGTTATTACAAACATTTAGTACAAGTACTTCAGAATTTACATTCTATACTTCATCAAATCATATGAAACATATCATTTTAAATAAAGCTGTATATAAAAATATAGATGATAGTGTTGGTGGAATCGTATGTATTATGGATGATATTACAGAGAGAGTACAACAAAAGCAGTTCTTAATCCAACAAAGTAAACTTGCTGAAATGGGTGATATGGTTGCAGCAATTGCTCACCAATGGAATGAACCACTAGTAGAACTATCAGCTTTAGTACAAGATATTCAAACAACTTACCTTTTAAATGAATTAAAAGATATGGATGTAAAAGATTTTGTAAATGATTCTATGATACAAATAAAATATATGTCTAGAACTTTAAGTGATTTTAGAAACTTCCTAAAACCATCTACTAAGAAAAAACTTTTCTCAATTTCTAAAGCATTAAATGATATTAATGAAATAATAGGGAAACAAGTATTTTATTCAAATATTCATATGAGATTTAATTATAAAAATAAAAATGAAGAATTATTGATTTATGGATATGAAAATGAGTTTAAACAAGTTTTATTAAATCTAGTTAATAACTCAAAGAATAAAATCATTGAAAGTAATATTGATACCAATGATAAAGGTAATATTGATATAAACATTGAAAGATGTGATAATTTTAATACTATTGAAATTATCGATGATGGGGGAAGTATTGATGAAAAAATAATAACTTCAATATTTGAACCATATTTCACAACTAAGGAAGATGGTACAGGAATTGGTCTTTATATGGCAAAAGTAATCATAGAAGACAAAATGAGAGGTACAATCAGTGTGAAAAATAAAGGTAATGATGTTATATTTACAATAAAATTACCTCATAAAAAGGTTTAG
- a CDS encoding LutC/YkgG family protein, whose translation MTSKEKILNKIKENNVVPDVELPSSYENFGITFEDKFAKFSTMLESVGGKALVIDKKDLDQTVQDLYKDEKVIASNVDGFTLGNFDSNEQEDPHNLRDVDLAVVKGNFAVAENGAIWMKNEDNRHRSLYFIAQNIVIVIDEKDIINNMHEAYQKINFENVGYGVFISGPSKTADIEQSLVIGAHGPKSGYVIFTKS comes from the coding sequence ATGACTAGTAAAGAAAAAATCTTAAATAAGATTAAGGAAAACAATGTTGTACCAGATGTTGAATTACCATCATCTTATGAGAACTTTGGAATTACATTCGAAGACAAATTTGCAAAATTCTCTACAATGCTGGAAAGTGTTGGAGGGAAAGCTTTAGTAATTGATAAAAAAGACTTAGATCAAACTGTTCAAGACTTATATAAAGATGAAAAAGTTATAGCATCTAATGTTGATGGATTTACTCTTGGAAACTTTGATTCAAATGAACAAGAAGATCCACATAATTTAAGAGATGTTGATTTAGCAGTTGTAAAAGGTAATTTTGCAGTTGCTGAAAATGGTGCTATTTGGATGAAAAATGAAGATAATAGACATAGATCATTATATTTTATTGCTCAAAATATTGTAATTGTAATTGATGAAAAAGATATTATCAATAATATGCATGAAGCATATCAAAAAATCAATTTTGAGAACGTAGGATATGGTGTATTTATTTCTGGACCTTCAAAAACAGCAGATATTGAACAATCACTAGTAATTGGAGCACACGGTCCAAAATCTGGATACGTTATTTTTACTAAATCTTGA
- a CDS encoding lactate utilization protein B, whose amino-acid sequence MSTDHAKNAKEFVANDERMHWHDEALWFVRAKRDVASKSIPEWEQLREYASRIKSHTMANLDTYLLEFEKNANAKGITVHYAADATEHNEIAYKLLKAKNVKKLVKSKSMLTEECHLNPFLEQRGIEVIDTDLGERIVQLRNEPPSHIVLPAIHLKKMDVSDTFHEKLGTEKGNDDPTYLTRAARASLREDFLNAEAGMTGVNFAIANTGGVVVCTNEGNADMGASVPNLHIASMGIEKVIPRLEDLSVFTRLLARSATGQPITSYTSHFHGPIEGGEMHIIIVDNKRSEFLSSSKYKKALNCIRCGACMNTCPVYRRSGGHSYEYVIPGPIGSILGSVKEPEKHNSLPFACTLCGSCTNVCPVKIDLDSQLYSRRQDLSEMNLIDSKKKMAMKVTAWLMTKPKLFDLAGKIARKVVPKLPDSLVYNKANAWGKQRDMPKMAEKSFKEMFEQGDLDD is encoded by the coding sequence ATGAGTACAGATCATGCAAAAAATGCCAAAGAGTTCGTAGCTAATGATGAGAGAATGCATTGGCATGATGAAGCTTTATGGTTTGTAAGAGCCAAAAGAGATGTAGCTTCAAAATCTATTCCTGAATGGGAACAATTAAGAGAATATGCAAGTAGAATCAAAAGTCATACAATGGCTAATCTTGATACATATCTTTTAGAGTTTGAAAAAAATGCAAATGCAAAAGGTATTACAGTACATTATGCAGCAGATGCCACAGAACATAATGAAATTGCATACAAACTTTTAAAAGCAAAAAATGTTAAAAAATTAGTTAAATCAAAATCTATGTTAACAGAAGAGTGTCATTTAAATCCATTCTTAGAACAAAGAGGTATCGAAGTAATTGATACAGATTTAGGTGAAAGAATTGTTCAATTAAGAAATGAACCACCTTCACACATCGTATTACCAGCAATTCACCTTAAAAAAATGGACGTATCTGATACATTCCACGAAAAATTAGGAACTGAAAAAGGTAATGATGATCCTACTTATTTAACAAGAGCAGCAAGAGCTTCACTAAGAGAAGACTTCTTGAACGCAGAAGCTGGAATGACTGGTGTTAACTTTGCAATTGCAAATACTGGTGGTGTTGTTGTTTGTACAAATGAAGGTAATGCTGATATGGGAGCATCTGTTCCTAATTTACATATTGCATCTATGGGTATTGAAAAAGTTATTCCAAGATTAGAAGATTTATCTGTATTTACAAGATTATTAGCAAGATCGGCAACTGGTCAACCAATTACATCATATACTTCACATTTCCATGGACCTATTGAGGGTGGAGAGATGCATATTATTATTGTTGATAATAAAAGAAGTGAATTCTTAAGTTCATCAAAATATAAAAAAGCATTAAACTGTATTAGATGTGGTGCATGTATGAATACATGTCCTGTTTATAGAAGATCTGGTGGTCACTCTTATGAGTATGTTATTCCAGGACCAATTGGTTCAATTTTAGGATCAGTTAAAGAGCCAGAGAAACATAACTCATTACCATTTGCTTGTACTTTATGTGGTTCATGTACAAATGTATGTCCAGTTAAAATTGATTTAGATTCACAACTATATTCAAGAAGACAAGATTTAAGTGAAATGAATTTAATTGACTCTAAAAAGAAAATGGCAATGAAAGTTACAGCATGGCTTATGACTAAACCAAAACTATTTGATTTAGCTGGTAAAATTGCTAGAAAAGTTGTTCCAAAACTTCCAGATTCACTTGTTTATAATAAAGCAAATGCATGGGGAAAACAAAGAGATATGCCTAAAATGGCGGAAAAAAGCTTTAAAGAAATGTTTGAACAAGGAGACTTAGATGACTAG
- a CDS encoding (Fe-S)-binding protein, which yields MKVGLFIPCFMNELYPDVCKATYKVLKKQGLEIDYPMNQTCCGQPMANSGCSKSIEALAKQFVKTFKDYDYIVAPSGSCVSMVKEHYAPFFDNDKDYNKVKASIYEVCEFLHDVVKVENLNFDVSFEHKVGLHNSCHGHRVLKLGTASELNIPYNSKLENILNTVKGIELVDLKRKDECCGFGGTFSVAEEDVSVAMGKDRIKDHLESEAVVMTGADMSCLMHMDGLINRNNYPIKVMHIVQILAGEEL from the coding sequence ATGAAAGTAGGTCTATTTATTCCCTGTTTTATGAACGAACTGTATCCAGATGTTTGTAAAGCAACTTATAAAGTATTAAAGAAACAAGGTCTTGAGATTGATTATCCAATGAACCAAACTTGCTGTGGACAGCCTATGGCCAACTCAGGATGCTCAAAAAGTATCGAAGCATTAGCTAAACAATTCGTAAAAACTTTTAAAGATTACGATTATATTGTAGCACCAAGTGGTTCATGTGTATCAATGGTAAAAGAACATTACGCACCATTTTTCGATAATGATAAAGATTACAACAAAGTAAAAGCTTCTATTTATGAAGTATGTGAGTTTTTACATGATGTAGTTAAAGTTGAGAATCTTAACTTTGATGTATCATTTGAACATAAAGTTGGTCTTCATAATTCATGTCACGGGCATAGAGTCTTAAAACTAGGAACTGCTAGTGAATTAAATATTCCATATAACTCAAAATTAGAAAATATTCTAAATACAGTTAAAGGTATTGAGTTAGTAGATTTAAAAAGAAAAGATGAGTGTTGTGGTTTTGGTGGAACATTCTCTGTTGCAGAAGAAGATGTATCTGTTGCAATGGGTAAAGATAGAATTAAAGATCACCTTGAATCAGAAGCTGTTGTAATGACAGGAGCTGATATGTCATGTTTAATGCACATGGATGGACTTATTAATAGAAACAACTATCCTATTAAAGTAATGCATATCGTTCAAATCTTAGCAGGAGAAGAACTATGA
- a CDS encoding class I SAM-dependent methyltransferase — protein sequence MHWRSKYTQYKRFEILTYFIKNHIKDSTIVDAGCGFAEYYSYLRKNNLIPKEYIGIDIEEDMINLAKKRFSDIKLLQKDILNDEIPKADYYICSGAMNILEKEEMFLFIKNSLEASNKGFIFNFLKADSFNNVSANEILTYCKNLSKEISIKDNYLDNDITILLKKPLLD from the coding sequence GTGCACTGGCGTTCTAAATATACTCAATATAAAAGATTTGAAATTCTTACTTACTTCATAAAAAATCATATAAAAGACTCAACAATTGTAGATGCAGGCTGTGGATTTGCAGAATATTACAGTTATTTACGCAAAAACAATCTAATTCCCAAGGAATATATTGGCATTGACATAGAAGAAGATATGATAAATTTAGCAAAAAAAAGATTTTCTGATATTAAGTTATTACAAAAAGATATATTAAATGATGAAATCCCTAAAGCTGACTACTATATATGTAGTGGAGCTATGAATATATTGGAGAAAGAAGAGATGTTCTTATTTATAAAAAACTCTCTAGAAGCCTCAAACAAGGGTTTTATATTCAATTTTCTAAAAGCAGATAGCTTTAATAATGTAAGTGCAAACGAAATCCTAACATACTGTAAAAACCTCTCTAAAGAGATCTCAATAAAAGACAATTACCTAGATAATGACATTACTATTTTGCTAAAAAAACCATTACTTGACTAA
- a CDS encoding deoxycytidylate deaminase, giving the protein MLNDKTFINIAKEIASASKCVSKQVGAVIVKDGRILSTGYNGTPAGYTNCSDHWDGEYTKDHHDWSKTYEIHAEMNAIIWAARKGISIEGATIYVTLEPCSECSKNLIAAGITRIVYDRAYEHTNSEVVSKFIKDNNVSIEKVL; this is encoded by the coding sequence ATGTTAAATGACAAAACTTTTATCAATATTGCTAAAGAAATAGCAAGTGCTTCTAAATGTGTTTCAAAACAAGTAGGTGCAGTAATTGTAAAAGATGGAAGAATCCTTTCAACGGGTTACAATGGTACACCAGCTGGTTACACTAACTGTTCTGACCATTGGGATGGTGAATATACAAAAGATCACCATGATTGGTCTAAAACTTACGAAATCCATGCAGAAATGAATGCAATTATTTGGGCAGCTAGAAAAGGTATCTCAATTGAGGGAGCAACAATATATGTAACACTTGAACCATGTAGTGAGTGTTCTAAAAATTTAATAGCTGCTGGTATTACAAGAATTGTTTATGATAGAGCTTATGAGCATACAAACTCAGAAGTTGTATCAAAGTTCATCAAAGATAACAATGTATCAATAGAAAAGGTATTATAA
- the accB gene encoding acetyl-CoA carboxylase biotin carboxyl carrier protein translates to MDFKEIKELIRVFDKSELNKLKVKEGEFEVAMQKGFEGGTVVTTSAVAAPAVAAAPVAAAPVATSEAAPVAAAPAGDSINSPMVGTYYASPSPEAPAFVKVGDTVKKGQTLCILEAMKIMNEVEAEFDCKIVDMLVTDGDPVEYDMPIFTVEKI, encoded by the coding sequence ATGGATTTTAAAGAAATCAAAGAATTAATTAGAGTATTTGATAAAAGTGAATTAAATAAACTAAAAGTAAAAGAAGGTGAATTTGAAGTTGCTATGCAAAAAGGTTTTGAAGGTGGTACTGTTGTAACTACTTCTGCTGTTGCTGCACCTGCTGTTGCCGCTGCACCTGTTGCTGCTGCGCCTGTTGCTACTTCTGAGGCTGCACCTGTTGCTGCTGCACCTGCTGGTGATTCAATTAATTCTCCAATGGTTGGGACTTATTATGCATCTCCATCTCCTGAAGCTCCTGCATTTGTAAAAGTTGGAGATACGGTTAAAAAAGGTCAAACTTTATGTATCTTAGAAGCAATGAAAATCATGAATGAAGTTGAAGCTGAATTTGATTGTAAAATTGTTGACATGTTAGTTACAGACGGTGATCCAGTTGAATATGATATGCCTATATTTACTGTAGAGAAAATATAA
- a CDS encoding acetyl-CoA carboxylase biotin carboxylase subunit → MAEIKKILIANRGEIVQRAIRTIREMGKKSVAVYSAGDKNASYLKHADEAVCIGGVKSADSYLNIPALITAAEMTGCDAIFPGYGFLSENQDFVEICRLHNIKFIGPSVEVMEKMADKSKAKDEMIKAGVPVVPGSDGAVHTLEEGRKVAKEIGYPIMAKASAGGGGRGMRLVNEEKDFDQLFMAASSEALAAFGDGTMYLERFINNPRHIEVQVIGDSHGNAIHIGERDCSLQRRHQKVIEESPAILLNDETRAHLHNVAVQATKYLKYEGAGTFEFLADDKQNIYFMEMNTRLQVEHPVSEMVSGLDIVEWMIKVAEGEELPKQEKIKFRGHAIEVRITAEDPNSFLPSPGKVTQWMVPGGRNVRVDSHLYAGYVVPPYYDSMVGKLIVWGRDRNKAINIMKRALNEFEVDGIRTTIPFHQKMMENEDFISNNYDTKYLENYKSLDDL, encoded by the coding sequence ATGGCTGAAATTAAAAAAATATTAATTGCTAATAGAGGAGAGATAGTTCAAAGAGCTATTCGAACTATTAGAGAGATGGGTAAAAAGTCAGTTGCTGTTTATAGTGCTGGTGATAAAAATGCGTCTTATTTAAAACATGCTGATGAAGCTGTATGTATTGGTGGAGTTAAATCTGCTGATTCTTACTTAAATATTCCTGCACTAATTACAGCTGCAGAAATGACAGGTTGTGATGCAATTTTCCCAGGGTATGGTTTTCTTTCTGAAAATCAAGATTTTGTAGAAATTTGTAGACTACACAATATTAAATTTATCGGACCTTCTGTAGAAGTTATGGAAAAAATGGCTGATAAATCTAAAGCTAAAGATGAGATGATCAAAGCTGGTGTTCCTGTAGTACCAGGTTCAGATGGTGCTGTTCACACTTTAGAAGAAGGTAGAAAAGTAGCTAAAGAAATTGGTTATCCAATTATGGCTAAAGCATCTGCTGGTGGTGGTGGAAGAGGAATGAGACTTGTTAATGAAGAAAAAGATTTCGATCAATTATTCATGGCAGCCTCTTCTGAAGCATTAGCTGCATTCGGTGATGGTACAATGTACTTAGAGAGATTTATTAATAACCCTAGACATATTGAAGTTCAGGTTATTGGAGATTCTCATGGTAATGCTATTCACATTGGTGAGAGAGATTGTTCATTACAAAGAAGACACCAAAAAGTTATCGAAGAATCACCTGCAATTTTATTAAATGACGAAACAAGAGCTCATTTACATAATGTTGCAGTTCAAGCTACTAAATACTTAAAGTATGAAGGTGCAGGAACTTTTGAATTCTTAGCAGATGATAAACAAAACATTTACTTTATGGAAATGAATACAAGACTTCAAGTTGAGCATCCAGTTTCTGAGATGGTATCAGGACTTGATATTGTTGAATGGATGATTAAAGTAGCTGAAGGTGAAGAATTACCTAAACAAGAGAAGATTAAATTTAGAGGTCATGCTATTGAAGTAAGAATCACAGCAGAAGATCCAAATTCATTCTTACCAAGCCCAGGTAAAGTAACACAATGGATGGTTCCAGGTGGTAGAAATGTAAGAGTTGACTCTCATTTATACGCTGGTTATGTTGTACCTCCATACTACGATTCAATGGTTGGAAAACTTATTGTTTGGGGTAGAGATAGAAATAAAGCTATTAATATTATGAAAAGAGCTCTTAATGAGTTTGAAGTAGATGGTATTAGAACTACAATTCCTTTCCACCAAAAAATGATGGAAAATGAAGACTTCATTTCAAATAACTACGATACAAAATACTTAGAAAACTACAAAAGTCTAGACGACTTATAA
- a CDS encoding DEAD/DEAH box helicase — MTFNEFNLKDPLQKAIDQAGFKEPSPIQEQAIPVVLAGKDMVGQAHTGTGKTAAFGLPIINQMKCNGSVEAVVIVPTRELAMQVSDELFRFGKFLDINTATVYGGQSYSRQLKHIENAGIIVATPGRFLDLLRGGKIKIDPSYVVLDEADEMLDMGFLDDIKEIFTFMPSERQTLLFSATMPQAIKNLAKNILNEPEFITLTQKNITNSKIKQTYYVVDEHERDDALIRLYDFKNPEKSIIFCRTKKEVDRLSTFLISQGYMAKGLHGDMEQRQREEAIRAFKSSKLEILIATDVAARGLDVSDVTHVFNYHLPFDSESYVHRIGRTGRAGREGTAVSIVTPHEFRMLSKIEKTVGSKLEGKQVPNIDSVKEKKVTDLKDKIKEQDVKDYALAIVEDLKEDFDISTIAFKLASMVASSTYVKGNNYIGKSESDIERLIENLKRGGGDDRRGGNRGRGGYRGGNRGGGSRGGSRDGGSRGGYRGGNRDGGSRGGSRDGGSRDGGSRGGSRDSRGGSRDGGSRGGNRNRSRD; from the coding sequence ATGACATTTAACGAATTTAATTTAAAAGATCCATTACAAAAGGCAATTGACCAAGCTGGGTTCAAAGAACCAAGTCCAATTCAAGAACAAGCAATTCCTGTAGTTTTAGCAGGTAAAGATATGGTTGGACAAGCGCATACTGGTACAGGTAAAACTGCAGCCTTTGGTTTACCAATTATTAACCAAATGAAATGTAATGGTTCTGTTGAAGCAGTAGTTATTGTTCCTACAAGAGAACTTGCAATGCAAGTATCTGATGAGTTATTTAGATTTGGTAAGTTTTTAGATATTAACACAGCGACTGTATATGGTGGACAATCATATTCAAGACAATTAAAGCATATTGAAAATGCTGGTATTATCGTTGCAACTCCAGGAAGATTCTTGGACTTATTAAGAGGTGGAAAAATTAAAATTGACCCTTCTTATGTTGTATTAGATGAAGCAGATGAAATGTTAGATATGGGATTCTTAGATGATATCAAAGAAATCTTCACATTTATGCCATCAGAGAGACAAACATTATTATTCTCTGCAACTATGCCTCAAGCTATTAAAAACTTAGCGAAAAATATTTTAAATGAGCCAGAGTTTATTACTTTAACTCAAAAAAATATTACAAACTCAAAAATCAAACAAACTTATTATGTTGTAGATGAGCACGAGAGAGATGACGCGTTAATCAGATTATACGATTTCAAGAACCCTGAAAAATCAATTATTTTCTGTAGAACAAAAAAAGAAGTAGATAGATTATCAACTTTCTTAATATCTCAAGGATATATGGCTAAAGGTCTTCATGGTGACATGGAGCAAAGACAAAGAGAAGAAGCTATTAGAGCATTCAAATCTTCTAAATTAGAAATCTTAATTGCTACAGATGTTGCAGCAAGAGGATTAGATGTAAGTGATGTAACTCACGTATTTAACTACCATTTACCATTTGATTCTGAGTCTTATGTACACAGAATTGGTAGAACAGGTAGAGCAGGAAGAGAAGGTACAGCAGTATCTATTGTAACTCCTCACGAATTTAGAATGTTATCTAAAATCGAAAAAACTGTAGGTTCTAAACTTGAAGGTAAACAAGTACCTAATATTGATTCAGTTAAAGAGAAAAAAGTAACTGATTTAAAAGACAAAATTAAAGAACAAGATGTTAAAGATTACGCTTTAGCTATCGTTGAAGACTTAAAAGAAGACTTTGATATTTCTACAATTGCATTCAAATTAGCATCAATGGTTGCATCTTCTACTTACGTAAAAGGTAATAACTACATTGGTAAATCTGAAAGTGACATCGAAAGACTAATCGAAAACCTTAAAAGAGGTGGTGGTGACGACAGACGAGGTGGAAACAGAGGCCGAGGTGGATACAGAGGTGGAAACAGAGGCGGTGGATCTAGAGGTGGTTCTAGAGACGGCGGTTCAAGAGGTGGATACAGAGGTGGAAACAGAGACGGTGGATCTAGAGGTGGTTCTAGAGATGGCGGTTCAAGAGACGGTGGTTCAAGAGGTGGTTCTAGAGATTCTAGAGGTGGTTCAAGAGACGGCGGTTCAAGAGGCGGAAACAGAAATAGAAGTAGAGATTAA